CCTGCGGCGTCACAATGGCGTATGGCAAAGCCGTGTCTGCCGAAAGTGGGTGCTGCGGATATATCCCGTCGGGCAATTGGCACTGCCAATGAGAAGGGGGACATATATCCGCCGTTTGAAAGTGGGAAGAGCAAGCGGAAAGGATATACAGTCTGATGGGCACAGCGGCACAAGACAGGGGCGAAATGGCGGACGTGATGGTGACCGAAAACGGCACCGCACAGAAACGCAATTCCAGCCGCGCCGAAACTTCCCAAAGCGATACAGGCCAGACCGACTCCGCGCAGAATGAAGTCTGCAGCCAGGAGCTGCTCGCCGACTGGCAGGATATCAGCGCCGGACTGCGCAAGGATATTGGTGCCCAGCAGCACAGCCAGTGGATTCGCCCGATTACACCGGGACGGTTCTGCGCCAAGACTGGTACGCTTGAATTGTGTCTGCCTTCGGAATTTTCCGCCAATTGGGTCAATGACCGCTTTGCCGACCGGCTGAGCCTGGCATGGAAGATCGCGCGCCCCGATGTGCGCCATGTCAAGATCATCGCCCAGCCCGGTCTCGACCGCATGCAGCGTGTCCGCACCGCTCAGGGAGAACCACCGGTCGAAGCGATCCCGCAGGAATTTGCGGTCACTGCCGACTCGAGCGAGATCGGCGCCTCGGGCATTGACGGCAACATGACCTTCGCCAACTTCATCGTCGGCGAGAACAACATATTGGCGCGCAATGCCGGGGAGCGCATGGCGGCGCGCGACAAGCCGCAATTCAGCCCGCTCTACATCAAGGCGCAGACTGGCCAGGGCAAAACCCATTTGATGCACGCCATTGCCAATCTGTTCGCCGAGAACATGCCCGGTGCCCGCATCTATTATTGCTCGGCAGAAAAATTCATGATCGAATTCGTCTCGGCGATGCGGCGCAACGAGGTGATGGAGTTCAAGAACCGGCTGCGCAGCTTCGACATGCTGCTGGTCGACGACATCCAGTTCATCATCGGCAAGAATTCGACCCAGGAGGAGTTCCTCCACACCATCGACGCGCTGATGACCGCAGGCAAAAGGCTGGTCTTCGCCTCCGACCGTGCACCCCAGGCACTGGATGGCGTTGACCAGAGACTGTTGTCGCGCCTCTCCATGGGGCTGGTCGCCGATATCGCTCCTGCCGGTGTCGAATTGCGGCGCAAAATCCTCGAGCATCGCATTGCCGGCATGGAGCCGCCGCCGTTGACCGAGGAGGTGATCGATTTCCTTGCCCGCACCATCAGCCGCAACCTGCGCGAGCTGGTCGGCGCAATGAACAAGCTGATCGCCTATACCCAGCTTACCGGCCAACCCATGTCGCTCAGCGTCGCCGAAAGCCAGCTCACCGATATTCTCAGCGCCAATCGCCGCCGGGTCACCATTGACGAGATTCAGCGCACCGTGTGCCAGTTCTACAAGCTCGACCGCAGCGAAATGGCGTCCAAGCGCCGCGCCCGCGCCGTGGTGCGTCCGCGCCAGGTAGCGATGTATCTCGCCAAGGTTCTGACGCCGCGCTCCTA
Above is a genomic segment from Pseudomonadota bacterium containing:
- the dnaA gene encoding chromosomal replication initiator protein DnaA, whose amino-acid sequence is MGTAAQDRGEMADVMVTENGTAQKRNSSRAETSQSDTGQTDSAQNEVCSQELLADWQDISAGLRKDIGAQQHSQWIRPITPGRFCAKTGTLELCLPSEFSANWVNDRFADRLSLAWKIARPDVRHVKIIAQPGLDRMQRVRTAQGEPPVEAIPQEFAVTADSSEIGASGIDGNMTFANFIVGENNILARNAGERMAARDKPQFSPLYIKAQTGQGKTHLMHAIANLFAENMPGARIYYCSAEKFMIEFVSAMRRNEVMEFKNRLRSFDMLLVDDIQFIIGKNSTQEEFLHTIDALMTAGKRLVFASDRAPQALDGVDQRLLSRLSMGLVADIAPAGVELRRKILEHRIAGMEPPPLTEEVIDFLARTISRNLRELVGAMNKLIAYTQLTGQPMSLSVAESQLTDILSANRRRVTIDEIQRTVCQFYKLDRSEMASKRRARAVVRPRQVAMYLAKVLTPRSYPEIGRKFGGRDHSTVIHAVRLIEDLRTRDSDMDGDVRSLLQQLES